Proteins from a genomic interval of Papaver somniferum cultivar HN1 chromosome 4, ASM357369v1, whole genome shotgun sequence:
- the LOC113276498 gene encoding callose synthase 10-like isoform X2, producing MARAVSNWERLVRTTLQREQLRSSGQGHERKSSGIAGAVPASLKGGDGGGNNIDLILLAADEIQAEDPNISRIMCEQAYSMAQGLDPNSDGRGVLQFKTGLMSVIKQKLAKRDGARIDRNRDIERLWEFYQLYKRRHRVDDIQREEQKWRESGTFSATLGELESRSLEMKRIFTTLRALIVVMEALRKDADPDGVGRRITEELRRIKKSDGTLTGELIPYNIVPLDAPSLTNAIGMFPEVKAAMSAIRYSEFFPRLPAEFEVSGMRSLDMFDLLEYVFGFQKDNIKNQRENVILSVANAQTRLGLPVDADPIDEKAVTEVFLKVLDNYIRWCKYLHIRLVWNSLEAINKDRKLFLVSLYFCIWGEAANVRFLPECICYIFHHMAKELDAILDHGEAQPAVSCTGDNGSVSYLEQVICPIYKTMSKETDILNTGKAAHSDWRNYDDFNEYFWSPTCFELNWPMKEGSSFLFSPKGRKRTAKSSFVEHRTFLHLYRSFHRLWIFLVLMFQGLTIIAFNDGRIDLDTFKQVLSIGPTFAVMCFIESALDVLLTFGAYTTARGMAISRLFIRFFWFGSSSAAITYIYLMVLQERNDQNSNSFYFRIYILILGVYAGLRVFLALLLKFPACHSLSEMTDQSFFQFFKWIYEERYFVGRGLFERMSDYLRYVCFWLVIFACKFIFAYFLQIQPLVKPTNVIVGMRNLKYSWHDFVSKNNSNALTVLSVWAPVVAIYIMDIHIWYTLLSALIGGLMGARARLGEIRTIEMLHKRFESFPSAFVKNLVSSQTKRMPIEGQPQDTEEMNKAYASIFSPFWNEIIKSLREEDYISNREMDLLCIPSNSGSLRLIQWPLFLLSSKILLAMDLALDCKDTQKELWARISRDEYMADAVRECYYSIEKILHSLVDSEGRLWVERIFREINDSISNGSLLVTLNIKKLSLVLSRFTALTGLLTRDPTPELARGAAKAVYDLYEVVTHDLLSSDLREQLDTWNILAKARNEGRLFSRIQWPNNPEIKEQVKRLHLFLTVKDSAANVPKNLEARRRLEFFTNSLFMDMPAAKPVSEMIPFSVFTPYYSETVLYSSSELRAENEDGISTLFYLQKIFPDEWENFLERIGRGESTGDAELQASASDNLELRFWVSYRGQTLARTVRGMMYYRRALMLQSYLERRRIEDIGNSSSRFPTTQGFELSREARAQADLKFTYVVSCQIYGQQKQKKSPEAADIALLLQRNEALRVAFIHVEENCTTGGNITKEYYSKLVKADLNGKDQEIYSIKLPGDPKLGEGKPENQNHAIIFTRGEAIQTIDMNQDNYLEEAMKMRNLLEEFKGNHGLRPPTILGVREHVFTGSVSSLAWFMSNQETSFVTLGQRVLAYPLKVRMHYGHPDVFDRIFHISRGGISKASRVINISEDIFAGFNSTLRQGNITHHEYIQVGKGRDVGLNQIALFEGKVAGGNGEQVLSRDVYRIGQLFDFFRMLSFYFTTVGFYVCTMMTVLTVYVFLYGRAYLAFSGLDSGISRQAKMSGNISLTAALNAQFLVQIGIFTAVPMIMGFILELGLLKAIFSFITMQLQLCSVFFTFSLGTRTHYFGRTILHGGAKYKATGRGFVVKHIKFAENYRLYSRSHFVKALEVALLLIVFIAYGYSDGGAISYVLITISSWFLVLSWLFAPYIFNPSGFEWQKTVEDFDDWTSWLLYKGGVGVKGENSWESWWEEEQSHIKTLRGRILETILSLRFFLFQYGIVYKLHLTGKDTSIAIYGFSWVVLVGVVIVFKIFTFSAKKSINFQLLLRFIQGITAIGLIAALSLVVYFTDLSIADLFASILAFIPTGWGILSLGITWKWIIKYLGLWDSVREFARLYDAGMGLVIFTPVVVMSWFPFISTFQSRLLFNQAFSRGLEISIILAGNKANVQA from the exons AATTGATCGCAACCGTGATATTGAGCGCCTATGGGAATTTTACCAGCTCTATAAGAGGAGGCACAGGGTGGATGATATCCAGAGAGAAGAACAGAAATGGAGGGAATCTGGAACGTTTAGTGCCACACTGGGAGA GTTGGAGAGTAGATCACTGGAAATGAAACGGATATTCACCACCCTGAGAGCTTTAATTGTTGTTATGGAGGCACTGCGCAAAGATGCAGATCCTGATGGTGTGGGTAGAAGAATTACGGAAGAG TTGCGTAGAATCAAGAAATCAGATGGAACATTGACGGGAGAACTTATTCCGTATAATATAGTGCCCTTGGATGCACCATCCTTGACCAATGCTATTGGGATGTTCCCAGAA GTTAAAGCTGCAATGTCTGCAATAAGATACTCTGAATTCTTTCCTAGGCTGCCTGCTGAATTTGAGGTTTCTGGGATGCGAAGTCTTGATATGTTTGATCTCTTGGAATATGTGTTCGGTTTCCAG AAAGACAATATCAAGAACCAGCGCGAGAACGTAATTCTTTCTGTTGCAAATGCACAGACTCGTCTTGGCCTACCTGTTGACGCTGATCCA ATAGACGAGAAAGCTGTTACTGAGGTTTTCTTGAAAGTACTTGATAATTACATCAGATGGTGCAAATATCTGCACATACGCCTTGTTTGGAACAG TTTAGAAGCGATAAACAAGGACAGGAAACTCTTTTTAGTTTCTTTATACTTCTGCATTTGGGGGGAGGCTGCAAATGTCCGCTTTCTTCCAGAATGTATTTGTTATATATTCCACCAT ATGGCAAAAGAGCTGGATGCAATATTGGACCATGGCGAAGCACAACCAGCTGTTAGCTGTACTGGTGATAATGGTTCCGTGTCTTACCTTGAACAAGTCATTTGTCCCATTTATAAGACCATGTCTAAG GAAACTGATATCCTTAATACTGGAAAAGCCGCACACTCAGACTGGAGGAACTATGATGACTTCAATGAGTATTTCTG GTCACCTACTTGCTTTGAGTTAAATTGGCCAATGAAGGAGGGCAGTTCATTTCTGTTCTCCCCTAAAGGGCGGAAAAGG ACAGCTAAAAGCAGTTTTGTGGAGCACCGGACATTTCTTCACCTGTATCGAAGTTTCCATCGACTTTGGATTTTCTTGGTCTTAATGTTTCAG GGTTTGACAATTATAGCTTTCAATGACGGAAGAATTGACCTCGATACTTTCAAGCAAGTACTCAGTATTGGACCAACATTTGCTGTCATGTGCTTCATAGAGA GTGCTCTTGATGTCCTGCTTACATTTGGGGCATATACAACAGCGAGGGGAATGGCGATCTCGAGGCTTTTCATTCGCTTTTTTTGGTTTGGCAGCAGTTCAGCAGCTATAACATATATCTATCT GATGGTTCTTCAGGAGAGGAATGACCAGAACTCAAATTCATTCTATTTCCGGATTTATATTCTTATTTTGGGTGTTTATGCTGGTTTGCGAGTATTTCTTGCATTGTTGCTTAAGTTTCCGGCTTGTCACAGTTTGTCAGAAATGACTGATCAGTCCTTCTTTCAATTCTTCAAGTGGATTTATGAG GAACGATATTTTGTGGGTCGTGGCCTGTTTGAGAGAATGAGTGATTATTTGAG ATACGTGTGCTTCTGGTTGGTCATCTTTGCATGCAAATTTATATTTGCCTACTTTCTTCAG ATACAACCCCTAGTCAAGCCTACAAATGTGATCGTAGGCATGCGGAATTTAAAATACTCGTGGCATGATTTCGTCTCAAAGA ACAACAGTAATGCCCTGACGGTTCTCAGCGTATGGGCTCCTGTTGTGGCT ATTTATATTATGGACATTCACATTTGGTACACTCTTTTATCTGCTCTTATTGGTGGTCTGATGGGTGCTCGTGCACGCTTAGGGGAG ATACGGACAATTGAAATGCTGCACAAACGTTTTGAAAGTTTCCCATCAGCCTTCGTAAAGAATCTCGTGTCGTCACAGACAAAAAG GATGCCTATTGAGGGACAACCTCAG GATACCGAGGAGATGAATAAGGCTTATGCATCTATATTCTCTCCTTTCTGGAATGAGATCATCAAAAGCTTGCGtgaagaagattatattagtAACCG GGAGATGGACTTGCTCTGCATTCCTAGCAATTCTGGAAGTCTTAGATTAATTCAGTGGCCCTTGTTTCTTCTAAGCAGTAAG ATCTTGCTAGCTATGGATTTAGCTTTGGATTGCAAGGACACACAAAAAGAGCTCTGGGCCAGAATATCTAGGGATGAGTATATGGCAGATGCTGTTCGGGAATGTTACTACAGCATCGAAAAGATTTTGCACTCCCTAGTAGACAGTGAAGGAAGACTTTG GGTTGAGAGGATTTTCCGTGAGATCAATGACAGCATATCAAATGGATCACTCCTTGTAACCTTAAATATTAAGAAGCTTTCCCTGGTGTTGTCAAGGTTTACTGCATTGACCGGGCTCCTG ACACGGGATCCGACTCCTGAACTTGCAAGAGGCGCAGCCAAAGCTGTGTATGATCTGTATGAGGTTGTTACACATGATCTGCTCTCATCTGATTTAAG GGAGCAGCTTGATACGTGGAACATTCTAGCGAAAGCTAGAAATGAAGGCCGTTTATTTTCTAGAATACAATGGCCCAACAATCCAGAAATT AAGGAGCAGGTGAAACGGTTACACCTATTTCTCACTGTAAAGGATTCAGCAGCCAACGTTCCAAAAAATCTCGAGGCACGGAGAAGATTAGAATTTTTCACGAATTCATTATTCATGGACATGCCTGCGGCAAAGCCTGTTTCAGAAATGATTCCGTTTAG tGTGTTCACCCCATACTATAGTGAGACTGTGCTTTATAGCTCTTCTGAGTTACGGGCTGAAAATGAGGATGGGATTTCTACTCTTTTCTACCTTCAGAAGATATTTCCAG ACGAGTGGGAAAACTTTTTGGAGCGAATTGGTCGGGGTGAATCAACGGGAGATGCTGAACTTCAGGCCAGCGCTAGTGATAACTTGGAGCTTCGGTTTTGGGTATCTTATCGTGGCCAGACTTTAGCTAGGACAG TACGTGGTATGATGTACTATAGAAGGGCCCTAATGCTACAAAGCTATCTAGAAAGGAGAAGAATTGAAG ATATTGGTAATTCAAGTTCCCGGTTCCCTACAACCCAAGGATTTGAACTATCTCGTGAAGCTCGGGCCCAGGCAGATCTGAAATTTACATATGTGGTTTCGTGCCAAATATATGGGCAACAGAAACAGAAGAAATCTCCTGAGGCAGCTGATATCGCACTTCTACTACAGAG gAATGAAGCCCTTCGAGTTGCTTTCATACACGTGGAAGAGAATTGTACAACTGGTGGAAATATCACGAAGGAATATTATTCAAAGCTGGTTAAAGCTGATCTAAATGGGAAGGATCAG GAGATATATTCAATTAAGCTGCCTGGAGATCCGAAGCTTGGAGAAGGGAAACCTGAAAACCAAAACCATGCTATAATCTTCACTCGCGGAGAAGCTATTCAAACTATCGACATGAATCAG GATAACTACCTTGAGGAGGCTATGAAAATGAGGAATCTTCTCGAGGAATTCAAAGGAAATCATGGTCTTCGACCTCCAACTATTCTCGGGGTTAGAGAGCACGTATTTACTGGAAG TGTTTCTTCATTAGCCTGGTTTATGTCTAACCAAGAAACTAGCTTTGTCACCTTGGGTCAACGTGTTCTTGCATATCCTCTCAA GGTCCGCATGCATTATGGTCATCCTGATGTGTTTGATAGGATATTTCATATATCGCGAGGTGGAATTAGTAAAGCATCACGCGTTATCAATATCAGTGAGGATATTTTTGCAG GTTTTAATTCCACCCTACGGCAGGGTAATATCACACACCACGAATACATTCAG GTTGggaaaggaagagatgttggtctgAATCAAATTGCCTTGTTTGAGGGTAAAGTGGCAGGTGGAAATGGTGAGCAGGTCTTAAGCAGAGACGTGTACCGGATAGGCCAACTGTTCGACTTCTTTAGAATGTTATCTTTCTATTTTACGACAGTGGGTTTCTATGTGTGCACCATG ATGACTGTTCTTACTGTATATGTTTTCTTATACGGAAGGGCATACCTT GCTTTCTCCGGACTTGATAGTGGGATTTCACGTCAAGCAAAGATGTCAGGCAACATATCACTGACTGCTGCCTTAAATGCGCAATTTTTGGTCCAGATTGGAATTTTCACTGCAGTCCCAATGATAATGGGCTTTATACTTGAGTTGGGATTGCTGAAG GCTATATTCAGTTTCATTACAATGCAACTCCAGTTGTGTTCAGTATTCTTCACATTCTCGCTTGGGACTAGAACTCATTATTTTGGTCGCACGATCCTTCACGGCGGTGCAAAA TACAAAGCAACTGGTAGGGGGTTTGTTGTCAAGCATATCAAGTTTGCGGAGAATTACAGGCTTTATTCAAGAAGTCATTTTGTCAAGGC GCTTGAAGTAGCACTACTCCTTATTGTTTTTATAGCTTATGGTTATTCAGACGGTGGTGCTATTTCCTATGTTCTAATAACAATTAGTAGTTGGTTCCTGGTTCTCTCATGGCTCTTCGCTCCTTATATCTTTAATCCCTCCGGATTCGAGTGGCAGAA AACTGTGGAGGACTTCGATGATTGGACTAGTTGGCTTCTGTATAAAGGTGGAGTTGGAGTGAAGGGAGAGAACAGCTGGGAATCTTGGTGGGAAGAAGAACAG AGTCATATTAAAACACTGAGAGGACGTATCTTGGAGACAATCTTGAGTTTGAGATTTTTTCTCTTCCAGTATGGCATTGTTTATAAACTTCATCTCACTGGAAAGGATACTTCAATTGCG ATCTATGGATTCTCATGGGTAGTACTGGTCGGAGTTGTCATTGTATTCAAG ATATTCACCTTCAGTgcaaaaaagtctatcaacttCCAGCTGTTGCTGCGATTCATACAGGGAATCACTGCCATTGGGCTTATTGCCGCACTCTCATTAGTTGTGTATTTCACCGACTTGTCAATAGCAGATTTATTTGCTAGTATCTTGGCATTTATTCCTACCGGTTGGGGCATTCTTTCT CTTGGCATCACATGGAAATGGATCATCAAGTATCTGGGGTTGTGGGATTCAGTCCGTGAGTTTGCTCGACTATATGATGCTGGAATGGGACTGGTTATATTTACACCAGTTGTAGTTATGTCATGGTTCCCATTCATCTCCACCTTCCAGTCTCGGCTTCTCTTTAACCAAGCTTTTAGTCGTGGTCTTGAGATCTCAATCATTCTTGCTGGAAACAAGGCCAATGTTCAGGCCTAG
- the LOC113276498 gene encoding callose synthase 10-like isoform X1: MARAVSNWERLVRTTLQREQLRSSGQGHERKSSGIAGAVPASLKGGDGGGNNIDLILLAADEIQAEDPNISRIMCEQAYSMAQGLDPNSDGRGVLQFKTGLMSVIKQKLAKRDGARIDRNRDIERLWEFYQLYKRRHRVDDIQREEQKWRESGTFSATLGELESRSLEMKRIFTTLRALIVVMEALRKDADPDGVGRRITEELRRIKKSDGTLTGELIPYNIVPLDAPSLTNAIGMFPEVKAAMSAIRYSEFFPRLPAEFEVSGMRSLDMFDLLEYVFGFQKDNIKNQRENVILSVANAQTRLGLPVDADPKIDEKAVTEVFLKVLDNYIRWCKYLHIRLVWNSLEAINKDRKLFLVSLYFCIWGEAANVRFLPECICYIFHHMAKELDAILDHGEAQPAVSCTGDNGSVSYLEQVICPIYKTMSKETDILNTGKAAHSDWRNYDDFNEYFWSPTCFELNWPMKEGSSFLFSPKGRKRTAKSSFVEHRTFLHLYRSFHRLWIFLVLMFQGLTIIAFNDGRIDLDTFKQVLSIGPTFAVMCFIESALDVLLTFGAYTTARGMAISRLFIRFFWFGSSSAAITYIYLMVLQERNDQNSNSFYFRIYILILGVYAGLRVFLALLLKFPACHSLSEMTDQSFFQFFKWIYEERYFVGRGLFERMSDYLRYVCFWLVIFACKFIFAYFLQIQPLVKPTNVIVGMRNLKYSWHDFVSKNNSNALTVLSVWAPVVAIYIMDIHIWYTLLSALIGGLMGARARLGEIRTIEMLHKRFESFPSAFVKNLVSSQTKRMPIEGQPQDTEEMNKAYASIFSPFWNEIIKSLREEDYISNREMDLLCIPSNSGSLRLIQWPLFLLSSKILLAMDLALDCKDTQKELWARISRDEYMADAVRECYYSIEKILHSLVDSEGRLWVERIFREINDSISNGSLLVTLNIKKLSLVLSRFTALTGLLTRDPTPELARGAAKAVYDLYEVVTHDLLSSDLREQLDTWNILAKARNEGRLFSRIQWPNNPEIKEQVKRLHLFLTVKDSAANVPKNLEARRRLEFFTNSLFMDMPAAKPVSEMIPFSVFTPYYSETVLYSSSELRAENEDGISTLFYLQKIFPDEWENFLERIGRGESTGDAELQASASDNLELRFWVSYRGQTLARTVRGMMYYRRALMLQSYLERRRIEDIGNSSSRFPTTQGFELSREARAQADLKFTYVVSCQIYGQQKQKKSPEAADIALLLQRNEALRVAFIHVEENCTTGGNITKEYYSKLVKADLNGKDQEIYSIKLPGDPKLGEGKPENQNHAIIFTRGEAIQTIDMNQDNYLEEAMKMRNLLEEFKGNHGLRPPTILGVREHVFTGSVSSLAWFMSNQETSFVTLGQRVLAYPLKVRMHYGHPDVFDRIFHISRGGISKASRVINISEDIFAGFNSTLRQGNITHHEYIQVGKGRDVGLNQIALFEGKVAGGNGEQVLSRDVYRIGQLFDFFRMLSFYFTTVGFYVCTMMTVLTVYVFLYGRAYLAFSGLDSGISRQAKMSGNISLTAALNAQFLVQIGIFTAVPMIMGFILELGLLKAIFSFITMQLQLCSVFFTFSLGTRTHYFGRTILHGGAKYKATGRGFVVKHIKFAENYRLYSRSHFVKALEVALLLIVFIAYGYSDGGAISYVLITISSWFLVLSWLFAPYIFNPSGFEWQKTVEDFDDWTSWLLYKGGVGVKGENSWESWWEEEQSHIKTLRGRILETILSLRFFLFQYGIVYKLHLTGKDTSIAIYGFSWVVLVGVVIVFKIFTFSAKKSINFQLLLRFIQGITAIGLIAALSLVVYFTDLSIADLFASILAFIPTGWGILSLGITWKWIIKYLGLWDSVREFARLYDAGMGLVIFTPVVVMSWFPFISTFQSRLLFNQAFSRGLEISIILAGNKANVQA, encoded by the exons AATTGATCGCAACCGTGATATTGAGCGCCTATGGGAATTTTACCAGCTCTATAAGAGGAGGCACAGGGTGGATGATATCCAGAGAGAAGAACAGAAATGGAGGGAATCTGGAACGTTTAGTGCCACACTGGGAGA GTTGGAGAGTAGATCACTGGAAATGAAACGGATATTCACCACCCTGAGAGCTTTAATTGTTGTTATGGAGGCACTGCGCAAAGATGCAGATCCTGATGGTGTGGGTAGAAGAATTACGGAAGAG TTGCGTAGAATCAAGAAATCAGATGGAACATTGACGGGAGAACTTATTCCGTATAATATAGTGCCCTTGGATGCACCATCCTTGACCAATGCTATTGGGATGTTCCCAGAA GTTAAAGCTGCAATGTCTGCAATAAGATACTCTGAATTCTTTCCTAGGCTGCCTGCTGAATTTGAGGTTTCTGGGATGCGAAGTCTTGATATGTTTGATCTCTTGGAATATGTGTTCGGTTTCCAG AAAGACAATATCAAGAACCAGCGCGAGAACGTAATTCTTTCTGTTGCAAATGCACAGACTCGTCTTGGCCTACCTGTTGACGCTGATCCA AAGATAGACGAGAAAGCTGTTACTGAGGTTTTCTTGAAAGTACTTGATAATTACATCAGATGGTGCAAATATCTGCACATACGCCTTGTTTGGAACAG TTTAGAAGCGATAAACAAGGACAGGAAACTCTTTTTAGTTTCTTTATACTTCTGCATTTGGGGGGAGGCTGCAAATGTCCGCTTTCTTCCAGAATGTATTTGTTATATATTCCACCAT ATGGCAAAAGAGCTGGATGCAATATTGGACCATGGCGAAGCACAACCAGCTGTTAGCTGTACTGGTGATAATGGTTCCGTGTCTTACCTTGAACAAGTCATTTGTCCCATTTATAAGACCATGTCTAAG GAAACTGATATCCTTAATACTGGAAAAGCCGCACACTCAGACTGGAGGAACTATGATGACTTCAATGAGTATTTCTG GTCACCTACTTGCTTTGAGTTAAATTGGCCAATGAAGGAGGGCAGTTCATTTCTGTTCTCCCCTAAAGGGCGGAAAAGG ACAGCTAAAAGCAGTTTTGTGGAGCACCGGACATTTCTTCACCTGTATCGAAGTTTCCATCGACTTTGGATTTTCTTGGTCTTAATGTTTCAG GGTTTGACAATTATAGCTTTCAATGACGGAAGAATTGACCTCGATACTTTCAAGCAAGTACTCAGTATTGGACCAACATTTGCTGTCATGTGCTTCATAGAGA GTGCTCTTGATGTCCTGCTTACATTTGGGGCATATACAACAGCGAGGGGAATGGCGATCTCGAGGCTTTTCATTCGCTTTTTTTGGTTTGGCAGCAGTTCAGCAGCTATAACATATATCTATCT GATGGTTCTTCAGGAGAGGAATGACCAGAACTCAAATTCATTCTATTTCCGGATTTATATTCTTATTTTGGGTGTTTATGCTGGTTTGCGAGTATTTCTTGCATTGTTGCTTAAGTTTCCGGCTTGTCACAGTTTGTCAGAAATGACTGATCAGTCCTTCTTTCAATTCTTCAAGTGGATTTATGAG GAACGATATTTTGTGGGTCGTGGCCTGTTTGAGAGAATGAGTGATTATTTGAG ATACGTGTGCTTCTGGTTGGTCATCTTTGCATGCAAATTTATATTTGCCTACTTTCTTCAG ATACAACCCCTAGTCAAGCCTACAAATGTGATCGTAGGCATGCGGAATTTAAAATACTCGTGGCATGATTTCGTCTCAAAGA ACAACAGTAATGCCCTGACGGTTCTCAGCGTATGGGCTCCTGTTGTGGCT ATTTATATTATGGACATTCACATTTGGTACACTCTTTTATCTGCTCTTATTGGTGGTCTGATGGGTGCTCGTGCACGCTTAGGGGAG ATACGGACAATTGAAATGCTGCACAAACGTTTTGAAAGTTTCCCATCAGCCTTCGTAAAGAATCTCGTGTCGTCACAGACAAAAAG GATGCCTATTGAGGGACAACCTCAG GATACCGAGGAGATGAATAAGGCTTATGCATCTATATTCTCTCCTTTCTGGAATGAGATCATCAAAAGCTTGCGtgaagaagattatattagtAACCG GGAGATGGACTTGCTCTGCATTCCTAGCAATTCTGGAAGTCTTAGATTAATTCAGTGGCCCTTGTTTCTTCTAAGCAGTAAG ATCTTGCTAGCTATGGATTTAGCTTTGGATTGCAAGGACACACAAAAAGAGCTCTGGGCCAGAATATCTAGGGATGAGTATATGGCAGATGCTGTTCGGGAATGTTACTACAGCATCGAAAAGATTTTGCACTCCCTAGTAGACAGTGAAGGAAGACTTTG GGTTGAGAGGATTTTCCGTGAGATCAATGACAGCATATCAAATGGATCACTCCTTGTAACCTTAAATATTAAGAAGCTTTCCCTGGTGTTGTCAAGGTTTACTGCATTGACCGGGCTCCTG ACACGGGATCCGACTCCTGAACTTGCAAGAGGCGCAGCCAAAGCTGTGTATGATCTGTATGAGGTTGTTACACATGATCTGCTCTCATCTGATTTAAG GGAGCAGCTTGATACGTGGAACATTCTAGCGAAAGCTAGAAATGAAGGCCGTTTATTTTCTAGAATACAATGGCCCAACAATCCAGAAATT AAGGAGCAGGTGAAACGGTTACACCTATTTCTCACTGTAAAGGATTCAGCAGCCAACGTTCCAAAAAATCTCGAGGCACGGAGAAGATTAGAATTTTTCACGAATTCATTATTCATGGACATGCCTGCGGCAAAGCCTGTTTCAGAAATGATTCCGTTTAG tGTGTTCACCCCATACTATAGTGAGACTGTGCTTTATAGCTCTTCTGAGTTACGGGCTGAAAATGAGGATGGGATTTCTACTCTTTTCTACCTTCAGAAGATATTTCCAG ACGAGTGGGAAAACTTTTTGGAGCGAATTGGTCGGGGTGAATCAACGGGAGATGCTGAACTTCAGGCCAGCGCTAGTGATAACTTGGAGCTTCGGTTTTGGGTATCTTATCGTGGCCAGACTTTAGCTAGGACAG TACGTGGTATGATGTACTATAGAAGGGCCCTAATGCTACAAAGCTATCTAGAAAGGAGAAGAATTGAAG ATATTGGTAATTCAAGTTCCCGGTTCCCTACAACCCAAGGATTTGAACTATCTCGTGAAGCTCGGGCCCAGGCAGATCTGAAATTTACATATGTGGTTTCGTGCCAAATATATGGGCAACAGAAACAGAAGAAATCTCCTGAGGCAGCTGATATCGCACTTCTACTACAGAG gAATGAAGCCCTTCGAGTTGCTTTCATACACGTGGAAGAGAATTGTACAACTGGTGGAAATATCACGAAGGAATATTATTCAAAGCTGGTTAAAGCTGATCTAAATGGGAAGGATCAG GAGATATATTCAATTAAGCTGCCTGGAGATCCGAAGCTTGGAGAAGGGAAACCTGAAAACCAAAACCATGCTATAATCTTCACTCGCGGAGAAGCTATTCAAACTATCGACATGAATCAG GATAACTACCTTGAGGAGGCTATGAAAATGAGGAATCTTCTCGAGGAATTCAAAGGAAATCATGGTCTTCGACCTCCAACTATTCTCGGGGTTAGAGAGCACGTATTTACTGGAAG TGTTTCTTCATTAGCCTGGTTTATGTCTAACCAAGAAACTAGCTTTGTCACCTTGGGTCAACGTGTTCTTGCATATCCTCTCAA GGTCCGCATGCATTATGGTCATCCTGATGTGTTTGATAGGATATTTCATATATCGCGAGGTGGAATTAGTAAAGCATCACGCGTTATCAATATCAGTGAGGATATTTTTGCAG GTTTTAATTCCACCCTACGGCAGGGTAATATCACACACCACGAATACATTCAG GTTGggaaaggaagagatgttggtctgAATCAAATTGCCTTGTTTGAGGGTAAAGTGGCAGGTGGAAATGGTGAGCAGGTCTTAAGCAGAGACGTGTACCGGATAGGCCAACTGTTCGACTTCTTTAGAATGTTATCTTTCTATTTTACGACAGTGGGTTTCTATGTGTGCACCATG ATGACTGTTCTTACTGTATATGTTTTCTTATACGGAAGGGCATACCTT GCTTTCTCCGGACTTGATAGTGGGATTTCACGTCAAGCAAAGATGTCAGGCAACATATCACTGACTGCTGCCTTAAATGCGCAATTTTTGGTCCAGATTGGAATTTTCACTGCAGTCCCAATGATAATGGGCTTTATACTTGAGTTGGGATTGCTGAAG GCTATATTCAGTTTCATTACAATGCAACTCCAGTTGTGTTCAGTATTCTTCACATTCTCGCTTGGGACTAGAACTCATTATTTTGGTCGCACGATCCTTCACGGCGGTGCAAAA TACAAAGCAACTGGTAGGGGGTTTGTTGTCAAGCATATCAAGTTTGCGGAGAATTACAGGCTTTATTCAAGAAGTCATTTTGTCAAGGC GCTTGAAGTAGCACTACTCCTTATTGTTTTTATAGCTTATGGTTATTCAGACGGTGGTGCTATTTCCTATGTTCTAATAACAATTAGTAGTTGGTTCCTGGTTCTCTCATGGCTCTTCGCTCCTTATATCTTTAATCCCTCCGGATTCGAGTGGCAGAA AACTGTGGAGGACTTCGATGATTGGACTAGTTGGCTTCTGTATAAAGGTGGAGTTGGAGTGAAGGGAGAGAACAGCTGGGAATCTTGGTGGGAAGAAGAACAG AGTCATATTAAAACACTGAGAGGACGTATCTTGGAGACAATCTTGAGTTTGAGATTTTTTCTCTTCCAGTATGGCATTGTTTATAAACTTCATCTCACTGGAAAGGATACTTCAATTGCG ATCTATGGATTCTCATGGGTAGTACTGGTCGGAGTTGTCATTGTATTCAAG ATATTCACCTTCAGTgcaaaaaagtctatcaacttCCAGCTGTTGCTGCGATTCATACAGGGAATCACTGCCATTGGGCTTATTGCCGCACTCTCATTAGTTGTGTATTTCACCGACTTGTCAATAGCAGATTTATTTGCTAGTATCTTGGCATTTATTCCTACCGGTTGGGGCATTCTTTCT CTTGGCATCACATGGAAATGGATCATCAAGTATCTGGGGTTGTGGGATTCAGTCCGTGAGTTTGCTCGACTATATGATGCTGGAATGGGACTGGTTATATTTACACCAGTTGTAGTTATGTCATGGTTCCCATTCATCTCCACCTTCCAGTCTCGGCTTCTCTTTAACCAAGCTTTTAGTCGTGGTCTTGAGATCTCAATCATTCTTGCTGGAAACAAGGCCAATGTTCAGGCCTAG